The following proteins are co-located in the Pseudomonas fluorescens genome:
- a CDS encoding GntR family transcriptional regulator produces the protein MTFKAPDSLAEQIAHHLAERIIRGDLKPGERIQEQKVTLALNVSRGSVREALLILERRHLIAILPRRGAHVTELTAHKVQSLCTLMSELYILLGNAVADGWQTQADMAPFLQIQQRLVTSFEREDIRAFVEESFNVMRAAYPFANNPYLQETVENLQPAMNRAYYLALDQRKASMSEYLALFEQLLAAVLARDLAQIRQVLSAYGQRSSSLVIAALADA, from the coding sequence ATGACGTTCAAGGCGCCGGACAGTCTCGCCGAGCAAATCGCTCACCACCTCGCCGAACGTATCATTCGCGGCGATCTCAAGCCTGGGGAGCGGATCCAGGAACAGAAAGTCACGCTGGCACTCAATGTCAGCCGTGGTTCCGTGCGTGAAGCCTTATTGATCCTTGAACGCCGCCACCTGATCGCGATCCTGCCGCGCCGTGGCGCCCACGTCACCGAGCTCACCGCGCACAAGGTGCAGAGCCTGTGTACGTTGATGAGCGAGTTGTACATCCTGCTCGGCAATGCCGTGGCGGATGGCTGGCAGACTCAGGCCGACATGGCGCCGTTCCTGCAGATCCAGCAGCGGCTGGTAACCAGCTTCGAGCGCGAGGACATCCGTGCCTTTGTCGAAGAAAGCTTCAACGTGATGCGCGCGGCGTACCCCTTCGCCAACAATCCGTATTTGCAGGAAACCGTCGAGAACCTGCAGCCGGCGATGAACCGCGCGTATTACCTGGCGCTGGATCAACGCAAGGCGTCCATGAGCGAGTACCTGGCGTTGTTCGAGCAACTGCTCGCCGCCGTGCTGGCCCGTGACCTGGCACAGATCCGCCAAGTGCTGTCGGCCTATGGCCAGCGCAGTTCCTCGCTGGTGATCGCTGCGTTGGCGGACGCCTAA
- the xdhA gene encoding xanthine dehydrogenase small subunit produces the protein MIQFLLNQELRSEHALDPNLTVLNYLREHVGKSGTKEGCASGDCGACTVVVGELHTNEHGAEQIRYRSLNSCLTFVSALHGKQLISVEDLKHQGQLHSVQQAMVECHGSQCGFCTPGFVMSLFALQKNSDAADSQKAHEALAGNLCRCTGYRPILAAAEQACCNKPQDQFDSRQTETIARLKAIAPTQTGELNSGDKRCLVPLTVADLADLYDAYPQARLLAGGTDLALEVTQFHRTLPVMIYVGNIEEMKRIESFDDRLEIGAATALSDCYSALHHAYPDFGDLLHRFASLQIRNQGTLGGNIGNASPIGDSPPLLIALGAQIVLCKGNTRRTLALEDYFIDYRVTARQDSEFIEKIIVPKGHSLFRAYKVSKRLDDDISAVCAAFNLKLANGVISEARVAFGGMAATPKRAKSCEAVLVGATWNAATVEKACAALAEDFTPLSDFRASKEYRLLSAQNLLRKYFIELQTPHIETRVTAYV, from the coding sequence GTGATCCAGTTTTTACTTAACCAGGAACTCCGTAGCGAGCACGCCCTGGACCCCAACCTGACCGTGCTCAACTATTTGCGCGAGCATGTGGGCAAATCCGGTACCAAGGAAGGCTGCGCCAGCGGCGATTGCGGTGCGTGCACCGTAGTGGTCGGCGAGCTGCATACCAATGAGCACGGCGCAGAGCAGATTCGTTATCGCAGCCTCAATTCGTGCCTGACCTTCGTATCGGCGTTGCACGGCAAACAACTGATCAGCGTCGAAGACCTCAAGCATCAAGGCCAGTTGCACAGCGTGCAGCAAGCCATGGTTGAGTGCCACGGCTCGCAATGCGGCTTTTGCACGCCGGGTTTCGTGATGTCGTTGTTTGCCCTGCAAAAGAACAGCGATGCCGCCGACAGCCAAAAAGCCCATGAAGCGCTGGCCGGCAACCTCTGCCGTTGCACCGGCTACCGCCCGATTCTGGCCGCCGCCGAACAGGCCTGCTGTAATAAACCGCAGGACCAGTTCGACAGCCGCCAAACCGAAACCATCGCCCGCCTTAAAGCCATCGCACCGACCCAGACCGGCGAGCTCAACAGCGGCGACAAACGCTGCCTGGTGCCGCTCACTGTCGCCGACCTGGCCGACCTCTACGACGCCTACCCACAAGCCCGGCTGTTGGCCGGCGGCACCGACCTGGCGCTGGAAGTCACCCAGTTCCATCGCACGCTGCCGGTGATGATCTACGTCGGCAATATCGAAGAGATGAAGCGCATCGAGTCGTTCGACGACCGCCTGGAAATCGGCGCGGCCACTGCGCTGTCCGATTGCTACAGCGCGCTGCATCACGCGTACCCGGACTTTGGCGATCTGCTGCACCGCTTCGCCTCTCTGCAAATCCGCAACCAGGGCACCCTCGGCGGCAATATCGGCAACGCCTCGCCGATTGGTGATTCGCCGCCGCTGCTGATCGCCCTCGGTGCGCAGATCGTGCTGTGCAAAGGCAACACCCGCCGCACCCTGGCGCTGGAAGATTACTTCATCGACTACCGCGTCACCGCGCGCCAGGACAGCGAGTTCATCGAGAAAATCATTGTGCCCAAGGGCCATTCCCTGTTCCGTGCCTACAAGGTTTCCAAGCGCCTGGACGATGATATTTCCGCCGTGTGCGCCGCCTTCAACCTGAAGCTCGCAAACGGCGTGATCAGCGAAGCTCGCGTTGCCTTCGGTGGCATGGCCGCCACGCCCAAACGCGCGAAAAGCTGCGAAGCCGTATTGGTCGGCGCCACCTGGAACGCCGCCACCGTGGAGAAAGCCTGCGCCGCACTCGCCGAGGATTTCACCCCGCTGTCGGACTTCCGCGCCAGCAAGGAATACCGCCTGCTCAGCGCACAGAACCTGTTGCGTAAATACTTCATCGAACTGCAAACACCGCACATCGAGACTCGGGTGACCGCTTATGTCTAA
- the xdhB gene encoding xanthine dehydrogenase molybdopterin binding subunit — protein MSNHHAVVKTQAELAALFAQDLTSGVGRSVKHDSAAKHVSGEAQYIDDRLEFPNQLHLYARMSDRAHARIIRIDTAPCYAFEGVRIAITHEDVPGLKDIGPLMPGDPLLAIDTVQFVGQVVLAVAARDLDTARKAAMAAVIEYEDLEPVLDVVEAFRNKHFVLDSHTHQRGDAAGALATAKNRIQGTLHIGGQEHFYLETQISSVMPTEDGGMIVYCSTQNPTEVQKLVAEVLDVSMNKIVVDMRRMGGGFGGKETQAASPACLCAVVARLTGQPTKMRLPRVEDMLMTGKRHPFYIEYDVGFDDSGRLHGINLELAGNCGCSPDLSNSIVDRAMFHADNSYYLGDATVNGHRCKTNTASNTAYRGFGGPQGMVAIEEVMDAVARHLALDPLAVRKANYYGKTERNVTHYYQTVEHNMLEEMTAELEASSQYAERREAIRLYNAHSPILKKGLALTPVKFGISFTASFLNQAGALIHIYTDGSIHLNHGGTEMGQGLNTKVAQVVAEVFQVDIDRVQITATNTDKVPNTSPTAASSGADLNGKAAQNAAETIKQRLVEFAARKYDVSEADVEFHNGHVRVRDQILTFESLIQQAYFAQVSLSSTGFYKTPKIFYDRSQARGRPFYYFAFGAACCEVIVDTLTGEYKMLRTDILHDVGASLNPAIDIGQVEGGFIQGMGWLTMEELVWNNKGKLMTNGPASYKIPAVADMPLDLRVKLVENRKNPEDTVFHSKAVGEPPFMLGIASWCAIKDAVASLGDYRYQPKIDAPATPERVLWGCEQMRQLQAAKAVETDAEMASL, from the coding sequence ATGTCTAACCATCACGCCGTCGTTAAAACCCAGGCCGAACTCGCCGCGCTGTTTGCCCAGGACCTGACCTCCGGCGTCGGCCGCAGCGTCAAGCACGACAGCGCCGCCAAGCACGTCAGCGGTGAAGCGCAGTACATCGATGATCGCCTGGAATTCCCCAACCAGTTGCACCTGTACGCGCGTATGTCCGACCGCGCCCATGCCCGCATCATCCGCATCGACACTGCGCCTTGCTACGCCTTTGAGGGCGTGCGCATCGCCATCACCCACGAAGACGTGCCCGGCCTGAAAGACATCGGCCCGCTGATGCCCGGCGATCCGTTGCTGGCCATCGACACGGTGCAGTTCGTTGGCCAAGTGGTGCTGGCCGTCGCCGCCCGTGACCTGGACACCGCGCGCAAAGCCGCGATGGCAGCCGTGATCGAATACGAAGACCTGGAACCGGTGCTGGACGTGGTCGAAGCCTTTCGCAACAAGCACTTCGTGCTGGACAGCCACACCCACCAGCGCGGTGACGCGGCCGGCGCATTGGCCACGGCGAAAAACCGCATCCAGGGCACGCTGCATATCGGCGGCCAGGAACACTTCTATCTGGAAACCCAGATCTCGTCGGTGATGCCCACCGAAGACGGCGGCATGATCGTCTACTGCTCCACGCAAAACCCCACCGAAGTGCAAAAGCTGGTGGCCGAAGTGCTCGACGTTTCGATGAACAAAATCGTCGTGGATATGCGCCGCATGGGCGGTGGGTTTGGTGGCAAGGAAACCCAGGCAGCCAGCCCGGCGTGCCTGTGCGCGGTGGTCGCGCGCCTCACCGGCCAGCCGACCAAGATGCGCCTGCCGCGCGTCGAAGACATGCTGATGACCGGCAAGCGCCACCCGTTCTACATCGAATACGACGTAGGCTTCGACGACAGCGGTCGCCTGCACGGGATTAATCTGGAACTGGCAGGTAACTGTGGCTGTTCGCCGGACCTGTCGAACTCGATTGTCGACCGCGCGATGTTCCATGCCGACAACTCGTATTACCTGGGCGACGCCACGGTCAACGGCCATCGCTGCAAGACCAACACTGCCTCCAACACCGCCTATCGAGGCTTCGGTGGCCCGCAAGGCATGGTCGCCATCGAGGAAGTGATGGACGCCGTCGCCCGCCATCTGGCGCTTGATCCGCTGGCCGTGCGCAAGGCCAATTACTACGGCAAGACCGAGCGCAATGTCACCCACTACTACCAGACCGTCGAGCACAACATGCTCGAGGAAATGACTGCCGAGCTTGAGGCCAGCAGCCAATACGCCGAGCGCCGCGAAGCAATTCGCCTGTACAACGCCCACAGCCCGATCCTGAAAAAAGGCCTGGCGCTGACGCCGGTGAAATTCGGTATTTCCTTTACCGCCAGCTTCCTCAACCAGGCTGGCGCCTTGATCCATATCTACACCGACGGCAGCATCCACCTGAACCACGGCGGCACCGAGATGGGCCAGGGCTTGAACACCAAGGTCGCGCAGGTGGTGGCCGAAGTGTTCCAGGTCGACATTGACCGCGTACAAATCACCGCCACCAACACCGACAAGGTGCCGAACACCTCGCCGACCGCGGCCTCCAGTGGCGCCGACCTGAACGGCAAAGCCGCGCAGAACGCCGCCGAGACCATCAAGCAACGGCTGGTGGAATTTGCCGCGCGCAAGTACGACGTGAGCGAAGCGGACGTGGAATTCCATAACGGCCATGTGCGCGTGCGCGATCAGATCCTGACCTTTGAAAGCCTGATTCAACAGGCGTATTTCGCCCAGGTCTCGCTGTCGAGCACCGGCTTCTACAAGACGCCGAAAATCTTTTATGACCGCAGCCAGGCACGGGGCCGGCCGTTCTACTACTTCGCGTTCGGCGCGGCCTGCTGCGAAGTAATCGTCGACACCCTGACCGGCGAATACAAAATGCTGCGCACCGACATCCTCCACGATGTCGGCGCTTCGCTGAACCCGGCCATCGACATCGGCCAGGTGGAAGGCGGTTTTATCCAGGGCATGGGCTGGCTGACCATGGAAGAGCTGGTGTGGAACAACAAGGGCAAGTTGATGACCAATGGCCCGGCCAGCTACAAGATCCCGGCCGTCGCGGATATGCCACTGGACCTGCGCGTGAAGCTGGTGGAAAACCGCAAAAACCCGGAAGACACCGTGTTCCATTCCAAGGCGGTGGGCGAGCCGCCGTTCATGCTCGGGATTGCGTCGTGGTGTGCGATCAAGGATGCCGTGGCGAGCCTGGGTGACTATCGGTATCAGCCCAAGATTGATGCACCGGCCACGCCGGAGCGGGTGTTGTGGGGCTGTGAGCAGATGCGGCAGTTGCAGGCGGCGAAGGCTGTTGAGACTGACGCCGAGATGGCTTCGCTTTAG
- the xdhC gene encoding xanthine dehydrogenase accessory protein XdhC: MNNWISALADLQNQGEPCVLVTIIEELGSTPRNAGSKMVISAAQTFDTIGGGHLEYKAMQIARDMLVRGQQNTHLERFSLGASLGQCCGGVTVLLFEPMGQVQAQIAVFGAGHVGRALVPLLASLPCRVRWIDSRDQEFPEHIPQGVRKIVSEEPVDEIADLPAGSYCIVMTHNHALDLELTAALLKRNDFAYFGLIGSKTKRVKFEHRLRDRGFDTAQLQRMRCPMGLTEVKGKLPVEIAISIAGEIIATYNANFGQHTASAEPIAKLLPVSRRSQAIS; this comes from the coding sequence ATGAACAACTGGATCAGCGCCCTCGCCGACCTGCAGAACCAGGGTGAACCCTGCGTGCTGGTGACCATCATCGAAGAGCTCGGCTCCACGCCGCGCAATGCCGGCTCCAAAATGGTGATCAGCGCCGCGCAGACCTTCGACACCATCGGTGGCGGGCACCTGGAATACAAGGCGATGCAGATCGCCCGCGACATGCTCGTACGTGGCCAGCAAAACACCCATCTGGAGCGCTTCAGCCTCGGCGCCAGCCTGGGCCAGTGCTGCGGCGGCGTGACCGTGCTGCTGTTCGAGCCCATGGGCCAGGTGCAGGCACAGATTGCGGTGTTTGGCGCCGGCCATGTCGGCCGCGCCCTCGTGCCGCTGTTGGCGAGCCTGCCGTGCCGGGTGCGCTGGATCGACTCCCGTGACCAGGAGTTTCCAGAACACATCCCTCAGGGCGTGCGTAAAATCGTCAGCGAAGAGCCGGTCGACGAAATTGCCGACCTGCCGGCGGGCAGTTACTGCATCGTCATGACCCACAATCATGCGCTGGACCTGGAACTGACTGCGGCACTGCTCAAGCGCAATGATTTTGCGTACTTCGGCTTGATTGGCTCGAAGACCAAGCGGGTCAAGTTCGAACACCGCCTGCGTGATCGCGGCTTCGACACCGCCCAGTTGCAACGCATGCGCTGCCCCATGGGCCTCACCGAGGTGAAGGGAAAATTACCGGTGGAGATCGCCATCTCCATCGCCGGCGAAATCATCGCCACCTATAACGCGAATTTCGGCCAGCACACTGCGAGCGCCGAACCCATTGCCAAACTGCTGCCGGTATCACGCCGCAGCCAAGCTATCAGTTGA
- the guaD gene encoding guanine deaminase has product MPLTRKAYRAAILHSIADPAEVGIDASYEYFEDGLLVIDNGQISALGHASDLLPTLPADIDVTHYQDALITPGLIDTHIHLPQTGMVGAYGEQLLDWLNTYTFPCESQFADKSHAEEVADIFIKELLRNGTTTALVFGSVHPQSVNAFFEAAEKLDLRMIAGKVMMDRNAPDYLTDTAESGYQESKALIERWHGKGRLHYAVTPRFAPTSTPEQLALAGQLLGEYPGLYMQTHISENKQEVEWVKALFPERNGYLDVYDHYKLLGERSVFAHGVHLCDDECARLAETGSAVAFCPTSNFFLGSGLFNLPMAEKHKLNVGLGTDVGGGTSFSLLQTLNEAYKVMQLQGARLSPFKSLYLATLGGARALRLEDKIGTLQPGTDADFLVLDYNATPLLSYRLKQANTIAETLFVLMTLGDDRTVLQTYAAGQLVHQR; this is encoded by the coding sequence ATGCCTTTGACTCGCAAAGCCTACCGTGCCGCCATCCTGCACAGCATCGCCGACCCTGCTGAAGTAGGGATCGACGCCTCCTACGAGTATTTCGAGGACGGCCTGCTGGTCATCGATAACGGCCAGATCAGCGCCTTGGGCCACGCCAGCGATTTGCTGCCCACCCTGCCCGCCGACATCGACGTCACCCATTACCAGGATGCGCTGATTACGCCAGGCCTGATCGACACCCATATCCACTTGCCACAAACCGGCATGGTCGGCGCCTATGGTGAGCAGTTGCTCGACTGGCTGAATACCTACACCTTCCCGTGTGAAAGCCAGTTCGCCGACAAGTCCCATGCCGAAGAAGTCGCGGACATTTTCATCAAGGAACTGCTGCGCAACGGCACCACCACCGCGCTGGTGTTTGGCAGCGTGCACCCGCAGTCGGTCAATGCGTTTTTTGAGGCGGCCGAGAAGCTCGACCTGCGCATGATCGCCGGCAAGGTGATGATGGACCGCAACGCACCGGACTACCTGACCGACACCGCCGAATCCGGCTACCAGGAAAGCAAGGCGCTGATCGAGCGCTGGCACGGCAAGGGCCGTTTGCACTACGCGGTCACGCCACGTTTTGCGCCGACCAGCACCCCGGAGCAACTCGCGCTGGCCGGGCAACTGCTGGGCGAATACCCGGGCCTGTACATGCAGACTCACATCAGTGAGAACAAGCAGGAAGTCGAGTGGGTAAAAGCGCTGTTCCCGGAGCGCAATGGCTATCTGGATGTGTACGACCACTACAAACTGCTGGGCGAGCGCTCGGTGTTTGCCCACGGCGTACACCTGTGTGACGACGAGTGCGCGCGGCTCGCGGAAACGGGTTCGGCCGTGGCGTTCTGCCCGACCTCGAACTTCTTCCTCGGCAGTGGTTTGTTCAACCTGCCGATGGCCGAGAAGCACAAGCTGAATGTCGGCCTGGGTACGGACGTGGGCGGCGGTACCAGCTTCTCGCTGTTGCAAACGCTTAACGAAGCCTACAAGGTCATGCAGTTGCAGGGCGCGCGCTTGAGCCCGTTCAAGTCGCTGTACCTGGCCACATTGGGCGGTGCGCGGGCACTGCGCCTGGAAGACAAGATCGGCACCTTGCAGCCGGGTACGGACGCGGACTTTTTGGTACTGGATTACAACGCCACGCCACTGCTCAGCTACCGCTTGAAGCAGGCCAATACCATTGCCGAGACGTTGTTTGTGTTGATGACGCTGGGGGATGACCGGACGGTGTTGCAGACATATGCAGCGGGTCAGCTGGTGCACCAGCGCTAA
- a CDS encoding GntR family transcriptional regulator translates to MNEQLQPLKKQPRAGKAGRSGTQDDIVYAHIFEAILEQRLAPGTKLSEEALGEIFGVSRTIIRRALSRLAHEGVVLLRPNRGAVVASPSVEEARQVFLARRLVERAITELAVQHATAEQLAELRQMVNDERDSFSRGDRGAGIRLSGEFHLKLAEAAKNAPLISFQRSLVSQTSLIIAQYESGNRSHCSYDEHTQLIDAIEARDATLAVNLMMHHMDHIDSKLNLDEESASDDLHAVFSHLLQTKKPGRSSVKL, encoded by the coding sequence ATGAACGAACAGTTGCAACCTCTCAAGAAACAACCGCGAGCCGGCAAGGCCGGGCGCAGCGGAACCCAGGACGATATCGTCTACGCGCATATCTTCGAGGCGATCCTCGAACAACGCCTGGCGCCCGGAACCAAATTGAGTGAAGAGGCACTGGGCGAAATCTTCGGCGTCAGCCGCACCATCATTCGCCGTGCGCTGTCGCGCCTGGCCCATGAAGGCGTGGTGCTGCTGCGGCCCAATCGTGGCGCGGTAGTGGCGAGCCCAAGTGTAGAAGAAGCGCGCCAGGTGTTCCTGGCCCGGCGTCTGGTCGAGCGGGCGATCACTGAATTGGCGGTGCAACACGCCACGGCTGAGCAACTGGCCGAGTTGCGCCAGATGGTCAACGACGAGCGCGACAGTTTTTCACGCGGTGATCGTGGTGCGGGTATCCGCCTTTCCGGCGAGTTCCACCTCAAGCTGGCCGAAGCGGCGAAGAATGCGCCGCTGATCAGCTTCCAGCGCAGCCTGGTTTCCCAGACGTCGTTGATCATCGCCCAGTACGAAAGCGGCAACCGCTCGCACTGTTCCTACGATGAGCACACTCAGCTGATCGATGCGATCGAAGCACGCGACGCGACGCTGGCGGTGAATTTGATGATGCATCACATGGATCACATCGACAGCAAGCTCAACCTCGATGAGGAAAGCGCGTCGGATGATTTGCACGCAGTGTTCTCGCATCTGCTGCAGACCAAGAAACCGGGGCGTTCTTCAGTCAAATTGTAA
- a CDS encoding benzoate/H(+) symporter BenE family transporter yields MTDAIQAPLRPLADTSTSAVVAGFIAMMTGYTSSLVLMFQAGQAAGLTTAQISSWIWALSIGMAVCSIGLSLRYRTPITIAWSTPGAALLITSLGGVSYGEAIGAYITCAVLVTLCGLTGSFEKLVKRIPASLAAALLAGILFKIGSEIFVAAQHRTGLVLGMFFTYLVIKRVSPRYAVLAALVLGTLLSGLMGLLDFSGFHLEVATPVWTTPHFSLAATISIGIPLFVVAMTSQNMPGVAVLRADGYNVPASPLITATGLASLVLAPFGSHGINLAAISAAICTGPHAHEDRNKRYTAAVWCGVFYGIAGVFGATLAALFAALPKELVLSIAALALFGSIINGLSIAMNEPKEREAALITFMVTASGLTLFSIGSAFWGIVAGVLTLLILNWRKA; encoded by the coding sequence ATGACTGACGCCATCCAAGCGCCCTTGCGCCCGCTGGCCGACACTTCTACGTCGGCCGTCGTCGCCGGCTTCATCGCCATGATGACCGGCTATACCAGCTCCCTGGTGCTGATGTTCCAGGCCGGACAAGCCGCCGGTTTGACCACCGCGCAGATTTCCTCGTGGATCTGGGCCCTCTCGATCGGCATGGCGGTGTGCAGCATTGGCTTGTCTTTGCGGTATCGCACGCCTATCACCATTGCCTGGTCGACCCCCGGCGCGGCGTTGCTGATCACCAGCCTGGGCGGCGTGAGTTACGGCGAAGCGATTGGTGCCTACATCACCTGCGCGGTGCTGGTGACGCTCTGCGGGTTGACCGGCAGCTTTGAAAAACTGGTCAAGCGCATTCCCGCCTCATTGGCGGCGGCACTGCTGGCAGGGATCCTGTTCAAGATCGGCAGCGAGATTTTCGTCGCCGCGCAACATCGAACCGGCCTGGTGCTGGGGATGTTTTTCACCTACCTGGTCATCAAGCGTGTGTCGCCACGTTATGCCGTGCTGGCCGCGCTGGTGTTAGGCACCCTGCTGTCAGGCCTGATGGGGCTGCTGGATTTCAGCGGCTTTCATCTGGAAGTGGCAACGCCGGTGTGGACCACCCCGCACTTCTCGCTGGCGGCGACCATCAGCATCGGCATCCCGCTGTTTGTCGTGGCGATGACCTCGCAGAACATGCCCGGCGTCGCCGTCTTGCGCGCCGACGGCTACAACGTGCCCGCCTCGCCGTTGATCACCGCAACAGGCCTGGCCTCGCTGGTGCTGGCGCCGTTCGGTTCCCACGGGATCAACCTGGCAGCGATCAGTGCGGCCATCTGCACCGGGCCGCATGCCCATGAAGACCGCAACAAGCGCTATACCGCAGCCGTGTGGTGCGGAGTGTTCTACGGGATTGCCGGGGTATTTGGCGCCACGTTGGCGGCGTTATTCGCAGCGTTGCCCAAGGAACTGGTGCTGTCGATTGCGGCCTTGGCGTTGTTTGGCTCAATCATCAATGGCTTGAGCATCGCCATGAATGAGCCGAAAGAACGGGAAGCGGCGCTGATTACCTTTATGGTCACCGCGTCAGGCTTGACGTTGTTTTCCATCGGTTCGGCATTCTGGGGGATTGTGGCGGGGGTGTTGACGCTGCTGATTCTGAATTGGCGCAAGGCATAA
- a CDS encoding YggL family protein encodes MATNRSQRLRKKLCVDEFQELGFELNLDFKEDLSEEATDAFLEAFIKEAMEANGLGYVGGDDFGLVCLQKRGSVNEEQRVAVESWLKGRSELKSAEVSPLLDVWYPEKPINAAK; translated from the coding sequence ATGGCGACTAACCGTTCCCAGCGTCTGCGCAAAAAACTGTGCGTTGATGAATTTCAAGAGCTGGGTTTCGAACTGAACCTGGACTTCAAAGAAGACCTGAGTGAAGAAGCTACCGACGCTTTCCTCGAAGCATTCATCAAAGAAGCCATGGAAGCCAACGGTCTGGGCTATGTCGGCGGCGATGACTTCGGTCTGGTTTGCCTGCAAAAGCGTGGCTCGGTCAACGAAGAACAGCGTGTAGCTGTCGAAAGCTGGCTCAAAGGCCGTAGCGAACTGAAAAGCGCTGAAGTCAGCCCACTGCTGGACGTGTGGTATCCGGAAAAGCCGATCAACGCGGCTAAGTGA
- the dacB gene encoding D-alanyl-D-alanine carboxypeptidase/D-alanyl-D-alanine endopeptidase, with protein MIKSFRCHSLRSMLFAGFLLPLAFSVTAAPINNTLPPNVQQALQKAKIPNTSLSLVMLPLTGPGTPTVFNADVSVNPASTMKLVTTYAALEMLGPNHQWKTEFYTDGPLSGGVLRGNLYLKGGGDPKLNMEKLWLLMRDLRANGVQQVTGDLVLDRSFFNQPQLPEFNDDGNDENKPFLVKPDALLVNLKALRFVTRNDSGRVIVSVEPPIASIRIDNQVKVSNAKQCTGDVRYSPVTAADGSVTVTVSGQLGDGCSSQTYLSLLDHATYTAGAVRAIWQELGGTIQGRDIQAPVPKDAKVLARAFSPDLAEIIRDINKYSNNTMAQQLFLSLGAQFRNDADGDDAKAAQRVVRQWLAKKGITAPHLVMENGSGLSRAERVSAREMAAMLQAAWKGPYSAEYISSLPIAGTDGTMRKRLKTTALRGEAHVKTGTLNTVRAIAGFSRDNNGNSWVVVAILNDSKPWGASSVLDQVLLDLYRQPKLTASAPVL; from the coding sequence ATGATCAAATCTTTTCGTTGCCATTCTTTACGCTCAATGCTGTTTGCCGGTTTTTTGCTGCCACTGGCCTTTTCCGTTACCGCCGCACCGATCAACAACACCCTGCCGCCAAATGTTCAACAGGCGCTGCAAAAAGCCAAAATACCGAATACTTCGCTGTCCCTGGTCATGCTGCCGCTGACCGGCCCCGGCACGCCGACCGTGTTCAACGCCGATGTTTCGGTAAACCCGGCGTCCACCATGAAGCTGGTCACCACTTACGCGGCCCTGGAAATGCTCGGCCCCAACCACCAGTGGAAGACCGAGTTCTACACTGACGGCCCCCTCAGCGGTGGCGTGTTGCGCGGCAACCTCTACCTCAAGGGCGGTGGCGACCCCAAGCTGAACATGGAAAAACTCTGGCTGCTGATGCGCGACCTGCGCGCCAACGGCGTGCAACAAGTGACCGGCGACCTGGTGCTGGACCGCAGCTTTTTCAACCAACCGCAATTGCCCGAATTCAATGACGACGGTAACGACGAGAACAAGCCGTTCCTGGTCAAGCCCGACGCTCTGTTGGTCAACCTCAAGGCCCTGCGCTTCGTGACCCGCAATGATTCGGGCCGGGTGATCGTGTCGGTCGAACCACCGATTGCCAGCATTCGTATCGACAATCAGGTCAAGGTGTCCAACGCCAAGCAATGCACCGGCGACGTGCGCTACAGCCCCGTAACCGCCGCCGATGGCAGCGTAACCGTGACCGTCAGTGGTCAATTGGGCGACGGTTGCAGCTCGCAGACTTACCTGTCGCTGCTCGACCATGCCACTTACACCGCCGGCGCCGTGCGCGCGATCTGGCAGGAGTTGGGCGGCACCATCCAGGGCCGTGATATCCAGGCGCCGGTGCCCAAGGACGCCAAGGTGCTGGCCCGCGCATTTTCGCCGGACCTGGCGGAAATCATTCGCGACATCAATAAATACAGCAACAACACCATGGCCCAGCAGTTATTCCTGAGCCTCGGTGCGCAGTTCCGAAACGATGCCGATGGCGACGACGCCAAGGCCGCACAACGTGTCGTGCGTCAGTGGCTGGCGAAGAAAGGCATCACCGCGCCGCACCTGGTGATGGAGAACGGTTCGGGTCTGTCCCGCGCCGAACGGGTCAGCGCCCGCGAGATGGCTGCCATGCTGCAAGCCGCCTGGAAAGGCCCGTATTCAGCGGAATACATCAGCTCGCTGCCGATTGCCGGCACCGACGGCACCATGCGTAAACGCCTGAAAACCACCGCCCTGCGCGGCGAAGCCCACGTCAAGACCGGCACCCTGAACACGGTGCGCGCCATCGCTGGCTTCAGCCGCGACAACAACGGCAATAGCTGGGTGGTGGTGGCGATCCTCAACGACTCGAAGCCGTGGGGCGCTTCGTCGGTGCTGGATCAGGTGCTACTGGATCTGTATCGCCAGCCTAAGCTGACGGCATCGGCACCGGTACTCTAA